GGGCAGGGCCGGAGTAGTCGCCGTACAGGGCGTTGACCACCCCCTCCAGGGTCAGGTCAGGCACGATCATGCTGCCCGGTTCGATAATGTGCGAGAAGAGACCGGAATCGCGAAGCCAGGTGCGCAGTTCCGTGGTCAGCATGTTGCCGGGGGTGACAAAGAACATGTTGTAGAAGTCTGAATCGATGCGCCCCTCAGGCCCTCGGTAGACCAGCTCGCGAGTGTTGTAGATGTCGGAGATGGAGAGTCGGCGGACCTTGAGCACGAAGTCCTCGGGAACGGTGTTTTTTTCGGCCGTGCGCACGGGGGTAATCTGGAAATATCGTTTATCCAGAGGTTTTCCGCCCAACTTGACGCAGGCAGCAGTGCTCAATGCCACGGTCAGGATTGCTATGAGGATGTGTTGTCGTTTCATGGTGGATGACCCCGCTACCTGGTTTCGGGACTGGGTTTGGTCGGCGGAGTGCCGAAAAGCATGCCGGATGGATACCGTTTGGCATCGCCCGTGAGTTCCTTGACATTCTGCATGACTTCGCGGGTATCCTCGATAATGGAGTGGATGTTCGCCTCTTCGGATGCCACAACGCCGTTCAGGCGGTTGGCCAGGTTGTGGACTTTGGCCACGGCGGCGGTCAGGTCAGCAGATGCTTTGGATATGTTTTCCAGGGTGGGGGCGATTTCCCCCAGGGCCTTGTCCATGCGCGGATCTGCCAGAGTCCTGCCGAGGACTTCCGAGGCCTGCTTGAAGCTGGTCATGGCCTCTTTGGTCTCTCGTATTGCAGCGATGATGTCGCTTTCCGATTCCGTGGCGATGCGGTTGACGGTCGCTATGGCTGAGGCTGTTTCCGGGATGATCCGTTCCGTTGCCGGGTCGGCAAGGAGTTGGTTGGTTCTTGCCAGGAGCGTGCGGGTCTCCCCAAGTATGCCGATCAGGCGGTCTCCTGCTTCGCGGCCACCTTCGGTCTTCATGAAGCCGTTGATGGTGTTAACGATGTCCTTCACATCGGAGATGATGGATTCGAGGTCTTCCTGTTTCAGGCCGCTCAGGGTCTTGCTGATGGTGGTGATGGCTGCCTCCACACGGCTCAAGGTGGAGGGCACTGATGGGATATAGGCTGATTTCGGTTTCCAATCTATGGGCAGCGGCGGGTTGGTATTCGGGTCTTCGTATACGGTATTCAGAAAGAGTTGGCCCGTGAGTCCCAGCGAAGTGGGGCGCATACGCAGGCCTCGTTTTACTTCGTTCTCAACGTGAGCGCCAAAAGTCTTTTCCGCGATGTTCTCGAAAAGGTTCGGGGTGATTTCGCATCTGACATAAACATAGCGGGCTTCGTCGCTTTTGGCCTGGTGGTATATGTTGGACACGAAGTTGATTTCCGCCACCCGGCCCACTGCAACGCCGCGCAGCTTGACCGGAGATCCCACGGCCAAGCCGTTGACGGATTCGTCAAAGTAGGTTTCCAGAGGATAGGTGGTTTCGAAAAATCGCCCTGCACCGAGGATGACGATGACCGCCAGGAGCATGGAAGTACCCAGGATAATGAAGGCGCCTAATTTGAAATAATCATTTTTTCTTATCATTCAAAATCCTTACGTTGTCGGCTGTCCGTCCTGGTCAAAGCCCGGCTTCCCGATGTTCGGCTGGCGGAGGAAGAATCGCCTGACAAACAGGTTGTCCGAAGTATCCCTGAGTTCAAGGGGGTCGCCTTCGGCTACGATGGATTTGACTTCCTTGTCGAGCATGATAACCCGATCCGCTATTTTGTAAATGCTTTCCAATTCATGGGTGACGATGACAAACGTGATGCCCAGATTCTTGGCCAGGTCGAGAATCAGTTCATCGAGTGCTGCGCTGGATATGGGGTCCAGACCTGCACCCGGTTCGTCCAGGAAGAGAATGTCGGGATCCAGGGCCATGGCTCGGGCGATGGCTGCCCGCTTCTTCATGCCCCCGGAAAGGGCCGAAGGCATCTTGTAGGCGGCGTTTTCCAGATCCACCATGGCCAATTTGGATTTGGCTATGATGGACATGGCTTCTTTGGGCAGGTTGGTGAACTCTTCCAGCGGCAGCATGACGTTTTGCAGCAGGGACATGGACCCGAACAGGGCACCCATCTGATACATGACTCCGAATTGCCTGATGATATCGTTCCGCTGTCTGCCATCGGCCATGGTCAGGTCTTCCGTGCCGAAGAAGACCTG
This sequence is a window from Pseudodesulfovibrio sp. S3. Protein-coding genes within it:
- a CDS encoding ATP-binding cassette domain-containing protein; this translates as MTNTTPIISVRNLTCGYDDTVVVEDVSFDVHRGEVFIILGGSGCGKSTLLKNMIGLIQPMAGQVFFGTEDLTMADGRQRNDIIRQFGVMYQMGALFGSMSLLQNVMLPLEEFTNLPKEAMSIIAKSKLAMVDLENAAYKMPSALSGGMKKRAAIARAMALDPDILFLDEPGAGLDPISSAALDELILDLAKNLGITFVIVTHELESIYKIADRVIMLDKEVKSIVAEGDPLELRDTSDNLFVRRFFLRQPNIGKPGFDQDGQPTT
- a CDS encoding ABC-type transport auxiliary lipoprotein family protein gives rise to the protein MKRQHILIAILTVALSTAACVKLGGKPLDKRYFQITPVRTAEKNTVPEDFVLKVRRLSISDIYNTRELVYRGPEGRIDSDFYNMFFVTPGNMLTTELRTWLRDSGLFSHIIEPGSMIVPDLTLEGVVNALYGDYSGPAPTAVVEMQFFAVDESTAENVIVFSNTYSKRIPIAEPDPQSLVQAMTQGVQAIFTELENDLATAPLRK
- a CDS encoding MlaD family protein, whose amino-acid sequence is MIRKNDYFKLGAFIILGTSMLLAVIVILGAGRFFETTYPLETYFDESVNGLAVGSPVKLRGVAVGRVAEINFVSNIYHQAKSDEARYVYVRCEITPNLFENIAEKTFGAHVENEVKRGLRMRPTSLGLTGQLFLNTVYEDPNTNPPLPIDWKPKSAYIPSVPSTLSRVEAAITTISKTLSGLKQEDLESIISDVKDIVNTINGFMKTEGGREAGDRLIGILGETRTLLARTNQLLADPATERIIPETASAIATVNRIATESESDIIAAIRETKEAMTSFKQASEVLGRTLADPRMDKALGEIAPTLENISKASADLTAAVAKVHNLANRLNGVVASEEANIHSIIEDTREVMQNVKELTGDAKRYPSGMLFGTPPTKPSPETR